Proteins co-encoded in one Conger conger chromosome 4, fConCon1.1, whole genome shotgun sequence genomic window:
- the LOC133125916 gene encoding E3 ubiquitin-protein ligase TRIM39-like yields the protein MASPNILVSEDQFRCSICLDVYNDPVSTPCGHNFCMTCIGGYWDSCDLPQCPLCKETFEARPNLCVNKSFAEIVEQFKSSADENAKTSATAPVPAIVAVLCDICTELKAVKSCLTCLTSYCGEHISLHRFNKHTLSDPVNMEGRMCKQHERVLEVYCLSDQTCICALCAEKDHRGHNTILVERACEEKRIQFGKVEDEINQMIQERIKTMEEVKQSSELSKGNSEKEIEDTVQVFTALMHTIERSPSELVELINEKQEAAEKWEKDFIEKLEREIAELTRRKTELKELSYSEDYIHILRIFPTLSTLSHMKIPSNIPLYADPCLGTVRKMLSQLVELITEEEKRFSAKDLEKIQQYADDVTLDPDTAHPCLVISSDKKSLCLKNAKQDVPDNPERFDLIVAALGEQNLSSGRHYWELEVGEKIEWNVGVAAKSVDRKGSIVRSPENGFWTLWLVNGSEYYAYTDPPVQLTMNVKPKRIGVYVDYEGGCVSFYNVEAKLHIYTFTACGFKENVHPYFNTGVITEDQNTDPLIISPVIPRE from the exons TGTGATCTGCCACAGTGCCCGTTGTGCAAGGAGACTTTTGAAGCAAGACCTAACCTCTGCGTAAACAAAAGCTTTGCAGAAATAGTTGAGCAGTTCAAGAGCTCAGCTGACGAGAATGCTAAAACATCTGCGACAGCGCCGGTCCCCGCCATAGTGGCAGTGCTTTGCGATATCTGTACCGAGCTCAAGGCGGTGAAATCCTGCCTAACGTGTCTGACGTCTTACTGCGGTGAACATATCAGCTTACACAGATTCAATAAACACACGCTGTCCGATCCTGTGAACATGGAAGGCCGCATGTGCAAACAGCACGAGAGAGTTCTGGAAGTATACTGTCTGTCTGACCAGACTTGCATTTGTGCATTGTGCGCAGAGAAAGACCACAGGGGACACAACACCATACTTGTAGAGAGAGCATGTGAAGAAAAAAGG ATTCAGTTTGGAAAAGTCGAAGAtgagataaaccagatgatccAGGAGAGAATTAAAACGATGGAAGAGGTAAAGCAGTCATCGGAGCTCAGCAAA GGCAACTCGGAGAAAGAAATTGAGGACACCGTGCAAGTCTTCACTGCTCTGATGCACACGATTGAGAGAAGCCCGTCCGAGCTCGTTGAGCTTATAAATGAAAAGCAAGAAGCTGCCGAGAAATGGGAGAAAGACTTTATCGAGAAGCTGGAACGGGAAATTGCCGAACTTACGAGACGAAAGACGGAGCTGAAGGAGCTCTCTTACTCTGAGGATTACATCCATATCCTGCGG ATTTTCCCAACGCTGAGCACACTTTCACATATGAAGATTCCGTCTAATATCCCTTTGTATGCTGATCCATGCCTGGGAACTGTACGGAAAATGTTGTCGCAACTTGTGGAGTTAATCACGGAAGAAGAGAAGAGGTTTTCCGCAAAAG ACCTTGAGAAAATACAGCAATATGCag ATGATGTGACTCTGGATCCTGACACTGCCCATCCATGTCTCGTAATTTCAAGTGACAAGAAAAGCCTGTGCCTTAAAAACGCGAAACAAGATGTCCCCGATAACCCCGAGAGATTTGACCTGATTGTTGCGGCACTGGGAGAGCAGAATTTAAGTTCCGGAAGGCACTACTGGGAGCTAGAGGTCGGGGAGAAAATCGAATGGAATGTAGGAGTAGCTGCAAAGTCAGTGGATAGGAAGGGCTCCATTGTACGCAGTCCTGAGAACGGATTTTGGACTTTGTGGCTGGTAAACGGAAGCGAGTACTATGCTTACACTGATCCTCCGGTCCAACTCACCATGAATGTGAAGCCTAAAAGAATTGGGGTGTATGTGGATTATGAGGGGGGATGTGTTTCCTTTTATAATGTTGAGGCAAAGTTGCATATCTACACATTCACTGCTTGCGGCTTTAAAGAGAACGTGCACCCCTACTTTAATACAGGTGTCATTACTGAAGATCAAAATACAGATCCACTTATAATCTCTCCTGTCATTCCCAGAGAGTGA
- the LOC133127663 gene encoding translocon-associated protein subunit alpha-like isoform X2, which translates to MMGFLRKLLIIALIAFPTTNIIKGPLAAAQDATEDEEVVEDVIAEDEDDEAEAEVEDDENTELTEEKEEEEEEDVSSGEAKASPHADTTILFVKGEDFPANDIVKFLLGFTNKGSEDFVVESLDASFRYPQDFQFYIQNFTALQLGTVVAPQRQATFEYSFIPAEPMGGRPFGLVINLNYKDSNGNVFQDAVFNQTVTVIEREDGLDGETIFLYVFLSGLSLLVIVGLHQLLESRKRRRPATKVEMGTSSHNDVDMSWIPQETLNQINKASPRRSPRKRAQKRSAGADE; encoded by the exons ATGATGGGATTTTTACGAAAATTGCTCATAATTGCTTTGATAGCTTTTCCAACAACCAATATTATCAAAG GTCCGTTGGCAGCAGCGCAAGACGCAACCGAGGATGAGGAGGTGGTAGAGGATGTGATTGCTGAGGATGAAGATGACGAGGCAGAGGCGGAGGTTGAGGATGATGAGAACACGGAGTTG acagaggagaaagaggaggaggaggaggaagacgtCTCGTCTGGGGAAGCGAAGGCCTCGCCCCATGCTGACACCACCATCTTGTTTGTCAAGGGAGAAG ACTTCCCTGCTAACGACATCGTGAAATTCCTGTTGGGCTTTACCAACAAGGGCAGCGAAGACTTTGTGGTGGAGTCCCTGGACGCTTCTTTCCGCTACCCTCAGGACTTCCAGTTCTACATCCAGAACTTCACCGCCCTGCAGCTGGGTACCGTCGTGGCACCTCAGCGCCAGGCCACCTTCGAATACTCCTTCATCCCCGCCGAGCCCATGGGAGGGCGGCCCTTCGGCCTGGTCATCAACCTCAACTATAAAGACAGCAAT GGTAACGTGTTCCAGGATGCAGTGTTCAACCAGACCGTGACTGTCATCGAGCGAGAAGATGGTCTAGATGGGGAGAC GATCTTCTTGTACGTCTTCCTGTCTGGTTTGAGTTTGCTTGTCATCGTAGGGCTGCATCAACTGCTGGAATCCAGAAAG AGACGGAGACCTGCTACCAAAGTTGAGATGGGAACATCAAGCCACAATGATGTGGACATGAGTTGGATCCCCCAGGAGACCCTTAACCAGATCA ACAAGGCCTCCCCAAGAAGATCGCCACGCAAGAGAGCGCAGAAGCGTTCTGCCGGCGCGGACGAGTGA
- the LOC133127663 gene encoding translocon-associated protein subunit alpha-like isoform X1: MMGFLRKLLIIALIAFPTTNIIKGPLAAAQDATEDEEVVEDVIAEDEDDEAEAEVEDDENTELTEEKEEEEEEDVSSGEAKASPHADTTILFVKGEDFPANDIVKFLLGFTNKGSEDFVVESLDASFRYPQDFQFYIQNFTALQLGTVVAPQRQATFEYSFIPAEPMGGRPFGLVINLNYKDSNGNVFQDAVFNQTVTVIEREDGLDGETIFLYVFLSGLSLLVIVGLHQLLESRKRRRPATKVEMGTSSHNDVDMSWIPQETLNQIMQSRRDKASPRRSPRKRAQKRSAGADE, from the exons ATGATGGGATTTTTACGAAAATTGCTCATAATTGCTTTGATAGCTTTTCCAACAACCAATATTATCAAAG GTCCGTTGGCAGCAGCGCAAGACGCAACCGAGGATGAGGAGGTGGTAGAGGATGTGATTGCTGAGGATGAAGATGACGAGGCAGAGGCGGAGGTTGAGGATGATGAGAACACGGAGTTG acagaggagaaagaggaggaggaggaggaagacgtCTCGTCTGGGGAAGCGAAGGCCTCGCCCCATGCTGACACCACCATCTTGTTTGTCAAGGGAGAAG ACTTCCCTGCTAACGACATCGTGAAATTCCTGTTGGGCTTTACCAACAAGGGCAGCGAAGACTTTGTGGTGGAGTCCCTGGACGCTTCTTTCCGCTACCCTCAGGACTTCCAGTTCTACATCCAGAACTTCACCGCCCTGCAGCTGGGTACCGTCGTGGCACCTCAGCGCCAGGCCACCTTCGAATACTCCTTCATCCCCGCCGAGCCCATGGGAGGGCGGCCCTTCGGCCTGGTCATCAACCTCAACTATAAAGACAGCAAT GGTAACGTGTTCCAGGATGCAGTGTTCAACCAGACCGTGACTGTCATCGAGCGAGAAGATGGTCTAGATGGGGAGAC GATCTTCTTGTACGTCTTCCTGTCTGGTTTGAGTTTGCTTGTCATCGTAGGGCTGCATCAACTGCTGGAATCCAGAAAG AGACGGAGACCTGCTACCAAAGTTGAGATGGGAACATCAAGCCACAATGATGTGGACATGAGTTGGATCCCCCAGGAGACCCTTAACCAGATCA TGCAGAGCCGACGAG ACAAGGCCTCCCCAAGAAGATCGCCACGCAAGAGAGCGCAGAAGCGTTCTGCCGGCGCGGACGAGTGA